A stretch of the Streptosporangiales bacterium genome encodes the following:
- a CDS encoding TetR family transcriptional regulator: protein MAVKGSTGHRQRQAEATKREVARIARALFAEHGYVATTISTISAEADIPVQTIYSAFGSKAKILDKITELWMSETQTTSRAAAYLNEPDPARQLRMLAELNRRQMDVGSDVVVIYQEAAASDPQMAETLRNVLAAREREIRKLIDALAPRLRSDLTVDSALDLTLALTLPELFHLLVVERGWSPLRYEAWLGTTLVSQLLRD from the coding sequence GTGGCCGTCAAGGGATCGACCGGACATCGCCAGCGCCAGGCCGAAGCCACCAAGCGGGAGGTGGCACGCATCGCCCGGGCGCTGTTCGCAGAGCACGGCTACGTCGCCACCACGATCAGCACCATCTCCGCCGAGGCAGACATCCCGGTCCAGACGATCTACTCGGCCTTCGGATCGAAGGCGAAGATCCTCGACAAGATCACCGAGCTCTGGATGAGCGAGACTCAGACGACGTCACGTGCCGCCGCGTATCTAAACGAGCCAGACCCCGCCCGGCAGCTGAGGATGCTCGCCGAGCTCAACCGGCGCCAGATGGACGTCGGCTCCGACGTCGTCGTGATCTACCAGGAAGCGGCGGCGTCGGACCCGCAGATGGCCGAGACCCTGCGCAACGTCTTGGCCGCACGCGAGCGCGAGATCCGCAAGCTCATCGACGCCCTCGCCCCGCGGCTCCGCTCTGACCTCACGGTCGACTCGGCCCTCGACCTCACGCTGGCGCTCACCCTGCCCGAACTCTTTCACTTGCTCGTCGTCGAGCGGGGATGGAGCCCCCTCCGCTACGAGGCGTGGCTGGGAACCACCCTGGTCAGCCAACTCCTCCGAGACTGA
- a CDS encoding NrdH-redoxin, translating to MMGFLSRGSHMEEPVVYFKPGCPFGIRLRTALTLHRIPHRSVRFRDDEDGAARVRDVNDGNEISPTVHIADRWLTNPGWREVRDATSTVQ from the coding sequence ATGATGGGATTCCTATCAAGGGGAAGTCACATGGAAGAGCCGGTCGTGTACTTCAAGCCAGGATGTCCGTTTGGCATCAGGTTGCGGACTGCCTTGACCCTGCACCGGATCCCCCACCGCTCCGTGCGGTTTCGGGACGATGAGGACGGTGCCGCCCGGGTCCGCGACGTGAACGACGGCAACGAGATTTCGCCGACGGTCCACATCGCCGACCGGTGGCTCACAAACCCCGGCTGGCGCGAAGTCCGCGACGCGACATCCACCGTGCAGTGA